A part of Gallus gallus isolate bGalGal1 chromosome 26, bGalGal1.mat.broiler.GRCg7b, whole genome shotgun sequence genomic DNA contains:
- the RBBP5 gene encoding retinoblastoma-binding protein 5 isoform X4, protein MNLELLESFGQNYPEEADGTLDCISMALTCTFNRWGTLLAVGCNDGRIVIWDFLTRGIAKIISAHIHPVCSLCWSRDGHKLVSASTDNIVSQWDVLSGDCDQRFRFPSPILKVQYHPRDQNRVLVCPMKSAPVMLTLSDSKHVVLPVDDDSDLNVVASFDRRGEYIYTGNAKGKILVLKTDTQDLVASFRVTTGTSNTTAIKSIEFARKGSCFLINTADRIIRVYDGREILTCGRDGEPEPMQKLQDLVNRTPWKKCCFSGDGEYIVAGSARQHALYIWEKSIGNLVKILHGTRGELLLDVAWHPVRPIIASISSGVVSIWAQNQVENWSAFAPDFKELDENVEYEERESEFDIEDEDKSEPEQTGADAAEDEEVDVTSVDPIAAFCSSDEELEDSKALLYLPIAPEVEDPEENPYGPPPDAVQSSLTDEGIGSEKKRQSSSDAPQAPKKKPKTTNIELQGVPNDEVHPLLGVKGDGKSKKKQAGRPKGSKGGAISELL, encoded by the exons ATGAACCTGGAGCTGCTCG AGTCCTTCGGCCAGAACTACCCCGAG GAAGCCGATGGCACGCTGGACTGCATCAGCATGGCCTTGACCTGCACCTTCAACCGCTGGGGCACGCTGCTCGCCGTGGGCTGCAACGACGGCCGCATCGTCATCTGGGATTTCCTCACCAGGGGAATCGCCAAGATCATCAGCGCCCACATCCACCCGGTCTGCTCCCTGTG ttGGAGTCGGGATGGCCACAAGCTGGTGAGTGCTTCGACTGATAACATCGTGTCACAGTGGGATGTGCTGTCTGGGGACTGCGACCAGAGATTCCGATTTCCTTCACCTATCCTGAAGGTTCAGTATCACCCTCGAGACCA aaaCAGAGTTTTGGTTTGTCCCATGAAGTCTGCGCCGGTGATGCTGACGCTGTCAGACTCCAAACACGTTGTGCTTCCTGTGGATGATGATTCTGATCTCAACGTCGTGGCCTCCTTTGACAGGCGGGGGGAATACATTTATACAGGCAATGCCAAAGGGAAG ATCTTGGTCTTAAAAACAGACACTCAGGATCTCGTTGCCTCCTTCAGAGTAACAACTGGAACCAGCAACACCACAGCTATTAAATCAATTGAATTTGCTCGGAAGGGAAG CTGCTTCTTGATAAACACAGCTGACCGGATAATCAGGGTGTACGATGGCCGTGAAATTTTAACCTGTGGGCGAGATGGGGAACCTGAACCAATGCAGAAGCTGCAGGATTTAGTGAACAG gaCACCGTGGAAGAAGTGTTGTTTCTCTGGTGATGGTGAATATATAGTGGCAGGTTCAGCACGTCAGCATGCTCTCTATATCTGGGAGAAGAGTATTGGAAACCTGGTGAAAATCCTCCATGGGACCCGAGGAGAGCTGCTCTTGGACGTAGCA TGGCATCCTGTCCGACCGATCATAGCTTCTATTTCCAGTGGTGTCGTGTCGATATGGGCTCAGAATCAAGTG GAAAACTGGAGTGCCTTTGCACCTGATTTCAAAGAGCTGGATGAAAACGTCGAATATGAAGAGAGAGAGTCAGAGTTTGACATTGAAGATGAAGATAAGAGTGAACCAGAACAGACAG gcgctgatgctgcagaagatgaagaagtGGATGTAACGAGTGTGGATCCCATTGCTGCCTTTTGTAGCAG tgatgaagaactggagGACTCCAAGGCTCTGCTTTACTTACCCATTGCTCCTGAAGTAGAGGATCCAGAAGAAAACCCCTATGGGCCTCCACCTGATGCTGTTCAGAGTTCCTTAACCGACGAGGGTATAGGATCTGAGAAGAAGAGGCAGTCCTCCTCTGATGCACCTCAGGCACCAAAGAAGAAGCCCAAAACCACCAACATAGAGCTACAAGGAGTACCTAATGATG
- the RBBP5 gene encoding retinoblastoma-binding protein 5 isoform X3 gives MNLELLESFGQNYPEEADGTLDCISMALTCTFNRWGTLLAVGCNDGRIVIWDFLTRGIAKIISAHIHPVCSLCWSRDGHKLVSASTDNIVSQWDVLSGDCDQRFRFPSPILKVQYHPRDQNRVLVCPMKSAPVMLTLSDSKHVVLPVDDDSDLNVVASFDRRGEYIYTGNAKGKILVLKTDTQDLVASFRVTTGTSNTTAIKSIEFARKGSCFLINTADRIIRVYDGREILTCGRDGEPEPMQKLQDLVNRTPWKKCCFSGDGEYIVAGSARQHALYIWEKSIGNLVKILHGTRGELLLDVAWHPVRPIIASISSGVVSIWAQNQVENWSAFAPDFKELDENVEYEERESEFDIEDEDKSEPEQTGADAAEDEEVDVTSVDPIAAFCSSDEELEDSKALLYLPIAPEVEDPEENPYGPPPDAVQSSLTDEGIGSEKKRQSSSDAPQAPKKKPKTTNIELQGVPNDEVHPLLGVKGDGKSKKKQAGRPKGSKAGGAISELL, from the exons ATGAACCTGGAGCTGCTCG AGTCCTTCGGCCAGAACTACCCCGAG GAAGCCGATGGCACGCTGGACTGCATCAGCATGGCCTTGACCTGCACCTTCAACCGCTGGGGCACGCTGCTCGCCGTGGGCTGCAACGACGGCCGCATCGTCATCTGGGATTTCCTCACCAGGGGAATCGCCAAGATCATCAGCGCCCACATCCACCCGGTCTGCTCCCTGTG ttGGAGTCGGGATGGCCACAAGCTGGTGAGTGCTTCGACTGATAACATCGTGTCACAGTGGGATGTGCTGTCTGGGGACTGCGACCAGAGATTCCGATTTCCTTCACCTATCCTGAAGGTTCAGTATCACCCTCGAGACCA aaaCAGAGTTTTGGTTTGTCCCATGAAGTCTGCGCCGGTGATGCTGACGCTGTCAGACTCCAAACACGTTGTGCTTCCTGTGGATGATGATTCTGATCTCAACGTCGTGGCCTCCTTTGACAGGCGGGGGGAATACATTTATACAGGCAATGCCAAAGGGAAG ATCTTGGTCTTAAAAACAGACACTCAGGATCTCGTTGCCTCCTTCAGAGTAACAACTGGAACCAGCAACACCACAGCTATTAAATCAATTGAATTTGCTCGGAAGGGAAG CTGCTTCTTGATAAACACAGCTGACCGGATAATCAGGGTGTACGATGGCCGTGAAATTTTAACCTGTGGGCGAGATGGGGAACCTGAACCAATGCAGAAGCTGCAGGATTTAGTGAACAG gaCACCGTGGAAGAAGTGTTGTTTCTCTGGTGATGGTGAATATATAGTGGCAGGTTCAGCACGTCAGCATGCTCTCTATATCTGGGAGAAGAGTATTGGAAACCTGGTGAAAATCCTCCATGGGACCCGAGGAGAGCTGCTCTTGGACGTAGCA TGGCATCCTGTCCGACCGATCATAGCTTCTATTTCCAGTGGTGTCGTGTCGATATGGGCTCAGAATCAAGTG GAAAACTGGAGTGCCTTTGCACCTGATTTCAAAGAGCTGGATGAAAACGTCGAATATGAAGAGAGAGAGTCAGAGTTTGACATTGAAGATGAAGATAAGAGTGAACCAGAACAGACAG gcgctgatgctgcagaagatgaagaagtGGATGTAACGAGTGTGGATCCCATTGCTGCCTTTTGTAGCAG tgatgaagaactggagGACTCCAAGGCTCTGCTTTACTTACCCATTGCTCCTGAAGTAGAGGATCCAGAAGAAAACCCCTATGGGCCTCCACCTGATGCTGTTCAGAGTTCCTTAACCGACGAGGGTATAGGATCTGAGAAGAAGAGGCAGTCCTCCTCTGATGCACCTCAGGCACCAAAGAAGAAGCCCAAAACCACCAACATAGAGCTACAAGGAGTACCTAATGATG